The following are encoded in a window of Stigmatella erecta genomic DNA:
- a CDS encoding GMC family oxidoreductase N-terminal domain-containing protein: MRQLSSSVERLGEHWPVVIVGSGYGGAITASRLARAGQKVCVLERGKERMPGEFPRTSGQLLKDVQMSGPGGEVLGKLRLGSPTGLLSLHLLGDVAVLTGCGLGGTSLINASVALRPDPRVLQEESWPEAFRADVTGRLADGFSHVERMLGVQPYPASHPTPRKMEILEQSAEAVGGRFFRPPLSIHFEAGLNAAGIRQGGCTLCGDCATGCNVGAKNTTQMNYLPDAQRHGAELFTHVAVHHVARHEGHWRVYYRLVGMGREVFDAPLQFLTAGRVILSAGTLGSTEILLRSRAAGLSLSRELGRHFSGNGDLMGFGYNLDVPVNGVGYGEESVEGRGPVGPSITGVIEVKDPDSVERGMVLEEGAVPAALGGYLPALFAAVAPLMGEDTDEGFVDGVKENVRVMEGLVRGPYHGALHHTQTLFVMSHDSGSGELRLDGDSLRAVWPGVGRQENFLRADQKMRKATEVFGGTYVRNPVGARWLDNSILITHPLGGCAMAEDAQGGVVDHEGRVFAGESGTEVHDGLYVCDGAVIPRPLGTNPFLTISAVAERFCALLAQRQGWHINYSSRPDPLPPPRALPVGLRFTESLQGTISGAVEEDYRPAAAPDRAGASTFRFIITVLVPDVSALLEDPEHATRVTGCVLAPGLSPRPLTVTQGQLQVLVPDPQQPTVKQLRYRMQLLCESGARFYFEGFKQLVDDPGLDMWEDTTTLFVTVRRGGAEGPLCHKGVLRISLDDFARQCSTFRVTNASNTQEQLSAVGRFGRFFLGGLFDIYWKPSAPEEALA, translated from the coding sequence ATGCGTCAGCTGTCCTCTTCGGTTGAGAGACTGGGCGAACACTGGCCCGTGGTGATTGTGGGCTCGGGCTACGGCGGTGCCATCACCGCGTCCCGGCTGGCCCGGGCGGGGCAGAAGGTCTGCGTCCTGGAGCGGGGCAAGGAGCGCATGCCGGGAGAGTTTCCCCGCACCAGTGGCCAGCTCTTGAAGGACGTGCAGATGTCCGGACCGGGCGGGGAGGTGCTGGGCAAGCTCCGGCTCGGCTCGCCCACGGGGCTGCTCTCCCTGCACCTGCTGGGGGACGTGGCCGTGCTCACCGGGTGCGGCCTGGGCGGCACCTCGCTCATCAATGCCAGCGTGGCGCTACGGCCCGACCCGCGCGTCCTCCAGGAGGAGAGCTGGCCGGAGGCGTTCCGCGCGGATGTCACGGGCCGGCTCGCCGATGGGTTCTCCCACGTGGAGCGGATGCTCGGGGTTCAGCCGTACCCCGCCTCCCACCCCACGCCTCGCAAGATGGAGATCCTGGAGCAGTCCGCCGAGGCCGTGGGGGGACGCTTCTTCCGCCCGCCGCTGAGCATCCACTTCGAGGCGGGGCTCAACGCGGCCGGGATTCGCCAGGGGGGCTGCACGCTCTGCGGCGACTGCGCCACCGGCTGTAACGTGGGCGCCAAGAACACCACGCAGATGAACTACCTACCGGACGCCCAGCGGCATGGCGCGGAGCTGTTCACCCACGTGGCGGTGCACCACGTGGCGCGCCACGAGGGCCACTGGCGCGTGTACTACCGGCTGGTGGGCATGGGGCGCGAGGTGTTCGACGCGCCGCTCCAGTTCCTCACCGCCGGCCGCGTCATCCTCTCGGCGGGCACCCTGGGCAGCACGGAGATTCTCCTGCGCTCGCGCGCCGCGGGGCTGTCCCTGTCGCGGGAGCTGGGCCGGCACTTCTCCGGCAACGGCGACCTGATGGGCTTTGGCTACAACCTGGACGTGCCCGTGAACGGCGTGGGCTACGGCGAGGAGTCCGTGGAGGGCCGGGGCCCGGTGGGGCCTTCCATCACCGGCGTCATCGAGGTGAAGGATCCGGACTCGGTGGAGCGCGGCATGGTGCTGGAGGAGGGCGCCGTCCCTGCGGCGCTGGGTGGCTACCTGCCCGCCCTCTTCGCGGCGGTGGCGCCCCTCATGGGCGAGGACACCGACGAGGGCTTCGTGGACGGGGTGAAGGAGAACGTCCGGGTGATGGAGGGGCTGGTGCGCGGGCCCTACCACGGGGCGCTCCACCACACCCAGACGCTCTTCGTCATGTCCCATGACTCGGGCAGCGGCGAGCTGCGGCTGGATGGAGACAGCCTGCGTGCCGTCTGGCCGGGCGTGGGTCGGCAGGAGAACTTCCTCCGGGCGGACCAGAAGATGCGCAAGGCCACCGAGGTGTTCGGGGGCACCTATGTGCGCAACCCGGTGGGCGCCCGGTGGCTGGACAACTCCATCCTCATCACGCACCCGCTCGGAGGGTGCGCCATGGCGGAGGACGCGCAGGGCGGCGTGGTGGACCACGAGGGCCGCGTCTTCGCGGGGGAGTCTGGCACGGAGGTCCACGACGGGCTCTACGTCTGTGACGGTGCCGTCATTCCCCGCCCGCTGGGCACCAACCCTTTTCTCACCATCTCCGCGGTGGCCGAGCGCTTCTGCGCCCTGCTGGCGCAGCGGCAGGGCTGGCACATCAACTATTCCTCGCGCCCGGATCCGCTGCCGCCCCCGCGCGCGCTGCCCGTGGGGCTGCGCTTCACCGAGAGCTTGCAAGGCACCATCTCCGGCGCGGTGGAGGAGGACTACCGCCCGGCCGCGGCGCCGGACCGGGCCGGAGCCTCCACCTTCCGCTTCATCATCACCGTGCTCGTGCCGGACGTGAGCGCCCTGCTGGAGGACCCGGAGCACGCCACGCGGGTAACGGGGTGTGTGCTGGCGCCGGGGCTCTCTCCCCGGCCGCTGACGGTGACCCAGGGCCAGCTCCAGGTGCTGGTGCCGGACCCTCAGCAGCCCACGGTCAAGCAGCTCCGCTACCGGATGCAGCTGCTGTGCGAGTCCGGCGCGCGCTTCTACTTCGAGGGGTTCAAGCAGCTGGTGGACGACCCGGGCCTGGACATGTGGGAGGACACCACCACCCTCTTCGTCACCGTGCGGCGCGGGGGGGCCGAGGGGCCCCTGTGCCACAAGGGGGTGCTGCGCATCTCCCTCGACGACTTCGCCCGGCAGTGCTCCACCTTCCGGGTGACGAACGCCTCCAACACGCAGGAGCAGCTCTCGGCGGTGGGCCGCTTCGGGCGCTTCTTCCTGGGCGGGCTCTTCGACATCTACTGGAAGCCGTCCGCCCCCGAGGAAGCGCTCGCCTGA
- a CDS encoding EF-hand domain-containing protein, with protein MAKKKPGKKATAKQPAKRQSTAKKPASKAAAKKPASKAAAKKPAAKPASKAAAKKPASKAATKKPAAKPASKAAAKKPASKAATKKPAAKPVSKAAAAKSPARAAPKPAAPKARKPAPRKKAAAIPESYEPEAQEGEEETGEEEEQVVETTSAGIQPLAPEHAAVDDLTSTGNELLDIFQKYDRNRTGFIEAPEFARLLEALGQNITEEDLQIAFDIIDIDRSGKISWKQFKNWWTSR; from the coding sequence ATGGCGAAAAAGAAGCCAGGCAAGAAGGCCACCGCGAAGCAACCGGCGAAGCGTCAGTCCACCGCGAAGAAGCCCGCGAGCAAGGCCGCAGCGAAGAAGCCTGCGAGCAAGGCCGCGGCGAAGAAGCCTGCGGCGAAGCCCGCGAGCAAGGCCGCGGCGAAGAAGCCTGCGAGCAAGGCCGCAACGAAGAAGCCCGCGGCGAAGCCCGCGAGCAAGGCCGCGGCGAAGAAGCCCGCGAGCAAGGCCGCAACGAAGAAGCCTGCGGCGAAGCCCGTGAGCAAGGCCGCGGCGGCGAAGTCTCCGGCCCGGGCCGCGCCGAAGCCAGCGGCCCCGAAGGCCCGCAAGCCCGCGCCCCGCAAGAAGGCGGCGGCGATTCCCGAGAGCTACGAGCCCGAGGCTCAGGAGGGTGAGGAGGAAACAGGAGAGGAGGAGGAGCAGGTCGTCGAGACCACGTCGGCCGGCATCCAGCCCCTGGCCCCCGAGCACGCGGCCGTGGATGACCTGACCAGCACCGGCAACGAGCTGCTCGACATCTTCCAGAAGTACGACCGCAACCGGACCGGCTTCATCGAGGCCCCCGAGTTCGCGCGGCTGCTGGAGGCGCTCGGTCAGAACATCACCGAGGAGGACCTGCAGATCGCCTTCGACATCATCGACATCGATCGCAGCGGGAAGATCTCCTGGAAGCAGTTCAAGAACTGGTGGACCAGCCGCTGA
- a CDS encoding dihydrofolate reductase family protein: MPVDQRYAHVMRPLRYSINVTLDGCCDHRAIPADEDLHRHAIENFQQADALLFGRVTYEMMEAAWRPSARTEAMPEWTEPFARTIDAAKKYVVSSTLDRVDWNAEFVRGELGKAVQQLKREPGKGLFVGGVKLPMALAELGLIDEYEFVVHPRLVGHGPALFAGLSKHVDLKLVSRLEFASGAVAMRYEPRR; encoded by the coding sequence ATGCCCGTCGACCAACGGTACGCTCACGTGATGCGACCTCTTCGGTATTCCATCAACGTCACATTGGACGGGTGCTGCGATCATCGAGCAATTCCCGCGGACGAAGACTTGCATCGCCACGCGATCGAGAACTTCCAGCAGGCCGATGCCCTCCTCTTTGGCCGGGTGACTTACGAAATGATGGAGGCAGCGTGGCGGCCGTCGGCACGGACGGAAGCGATGCCTGAGTGGACGGAACCCTTCGCCCGGACGATCGACGCGGCAAAGAAGTACGTCGTGTCGAGCACCCTGGACCGGGTCGATTGGAATGCGGAGTTCGTGCGCGGGGAGCTGGGGAAGGCTGTTCAACAGCTCAAGAGGGAGCCGGGGAAGGGACTGTTCGTGGGAGGCGTGAAGCTCCCAATGGCGTTGGCGGAGCTCGGATTGATCGACGAGTATGAGTTCGTGGTGCATCCCAGGCTCGTGGGCCACGGGCCGGCGTTGTTCGCGGGGCTATCGAAGCATGTCGACTTGAAGCTTGTGAGCCGGCTGGAGTTCGCCTCGGGGGCGGTGGCCATGCGGTATGAGCCGAGAAGATAG
- a CDS encoding P1 family peptidase: protein MPCSLRASLFAVLLVSWVLPGTGATQPASTRLRARELGIPFGGQPGPLDAITDVAGVEVGHTTLISGQGRLVKGKGPVRTGVTAVWPRGKASDEPTFAAIYALNGNGEMTGSHWVNESGLLSGPVTLTNTFSVGTVHQAVIAWASKRGKAFDFSLPVVAETYDGILNDIEGFHVKPEHVFHALDGARGGPVAEGSVGGGTGMICHGFKGGIGTASRKLPEAQGGYTVGVLVQCNYGLRKPFSVAGVPVGEEIPDLQACHTGGQAPSNSFISGMAACPEKGASRQEAFHEDLGSIIVLVATDAPLLPHQLGRVARRVPLGIGKMGGFGADPSGDIFLAFSTQGTRPPAQGPVSTVGMLENERLTPLFEATVQATQEAILNALLAADTQTGADGVRVFALPQDRLMEAMKKYGRK, encoded by the coding sequence ATGCCATGTTCGCTTCGCGCCTCGCTCTTCGCTGTCCTGCTCGTGTCCTGGGTTCTGCCGGGGACAGGAGCAACTCAGCCCGCCTCCACCCGGCTCCGGGCCCGGGAGCTGGGGATTCCCTTCGGGGGGCAGCCGGGGCCGCTGGATGCCATCACGGACGTGGCGGGCGTCGAGGTGGGCCACACCACGCTCATCTCGGGGCAAGGCCGGCTCGTGAAGGGCAAGGGCCCGGTGCGCACCGGCGTCACCGCCGTGTGGCCACGCGGCAAGGCCTCGGACGAGCCCACCTTCGCCGCCATCTACGCGCTCAATGGCAACGGCGAGATGACGGGCAGCCACTGGGTGAATGAGTCGGGGCTGCTCTCCGGGCCGGTGACCCTCACCAACACCTTCAGCGTGGGCACGGTGCACCAGGCGGTGATTGCGTGGGCCTCGAAGCGGGGCAAGGCCTTCGACTTCAGCCTGCCGGTGGTGGCGGAGACCTACGACGGCATCCTCAATGACATCGAGGGCTTTCACGTCAAGCCGGAGCATGTCTTCCACGCGCTCGATGGCGCCCGCGGCGGCCCGGTCGCCGAGGGCTCGGTGGGGGGCGGCACGGGGATGATCTGCCACGGCTTCAAGGGCGGGATTGGCACCGCCTCGCGCAAGCTGCCCGAGGCGCAAGGGGGCTACACGGTGGGCGTGCTGGTCCAGTGCAACTATGGCCTCCGCAAGCCGTTCTCGGTGGCGGGGGTGCCGGTGGGAGAGGAGATTCCGGACCTTCAGGCGTGCCACACGGGCGGCCAGGCTCCCTCCAACTCCTTCATCTCCGGCATGGCCGCGTGCCCGGAGAAGGGGGCCTCCCGGCAGGAGGCTTTTCACGAGGACCTGGGGTCCATCATCGTCCTCGTCGCCACGGACGCGCCCCTGCTTCCCCATCAGCTCGGGCGGGTGGCCCGGCGCGTGCCCCTGGGCATCGGGAAGATGGGTGGCTTTGGCGCGGACCCCTCGGGCGACATCTTCCTGGCCTTCTCGACCCAGGGCACGCGCCCGCCCGCGCAGGGCCCGGTCTCCACCGTGGGCATGCTGGAGAACGAGCGGCTCACCCCCCTGTTCGAGGCCACCGTGCAGGCCACCCAGGAGGCCATCCTCAACGCGCTGCTCGCCGCGGACACCCAGACGGGCGCCGATGGCGTCCGGGTCTTCGCCTTGCCGCAGGACCGGCTCATGGAGGCGATGAAGAAATACGGCCGCAAGTAG
- a CDS encoding VOC family protein translates to MSSFMKVLVSDGERSARFYEGLGFERVQSEPPFLHLKWRGTADVYLVSMPSGVGMEDRRGVGVLLGFRTGEGGVDAVAALAAQGGVSFEGPTLQPWHTREIVITDPDGYRLNFIEPA, encoded by the coding sequence GTGTCATCTTTCATGAAGGTGCTCGTGTCGGACGGCGAGCGCTCGGCGCGGTTCTACGAGGGGCTTGGCTTCGAGCGCGTCCAGTCGGAGCCGCCCTTCCTGCACCTGAAGTGGCGGGGCACGGCGGATGTGTACCTGGTCTCCATGCCCTCCGGCGTGGGGATGGAGGACCGGCGCGGGGTAGGGGTGTTGCTGGGGTTCCGCACCGGAGAGGGTGGGGTGGACGCGGTGGCGGCCCTGGCCGCCCAGGGCGGCGTGAGCTTCGAGGGGCCCACCCTCCAGCCGTGGCACACGCGGGAGATCGTCATCACGGATCCCGATGGGTACCGGCTGAACTTCATCGAGCCCGCCTGA
- the fliB gene encoding flagellin lysine-N-methylase translates to MTLPATTLRFMTRFRCIAERCEDTCCGGLRVGVSEASVERIRETLRAAGTAEPAGGFSIAFPEGGPSERTLLRMRPDGHCVFFDAGRQCSLHRAHGEAVLPDICSTFPRTLWKHEGHLEVSGSLACPEVVRLLLLAEDAVEPVPVPPGLVARPEAARPAPGLPGDLYVLHAGAVRDALRERLLAPGGPLASRLQCLAHWAFQLDARFRGPAPLPDDEAEAGALLRAALGAEVLAQEPQEPLAAWEEGGTRALRLLSQLKDLSGVTRSERFARFVHGARTALGVTGDGEQEGPGVWRLYAARRAGLEARHGARLAQYFHHYLANYLLRYPHTEAFGLLAYVHRLTVRLALLRLTLVAHPDLSAQSSQEALDGAAVECFQLLSRNVDLAPDFLALPQEKPGGDRTRCLEETLAWARFS, encoded by the coding sequence TTGACGCTCCCCGCCACCACGCTGCGCTTCATGACGCGCTTTCGCTGCATCGCGGAGCGCTGCGAGGACACGTGCTGCGGGGGGCTCCGGGTGGGGGTGAGCGAGGCGAGCGTGGAGCGGATCCGCGAGACGCTGCGCGCCGCGGGCACGGCGGAGCCCGCCGGGGGGTTCAGCATCGCCTTTCCGGAAGGCGGGCCCTCGGAGCGGACCCTCCTGCGGATGCGGCCGGATGGGCACTGCGTCTTCTTCGATGCCGGGCGGCAGTGCTCGCTCCATCGGGCTCACGGCGAGGCGGTGCTGCCGGACATCTGCTCCACCTTTCCGCGCACCCTCTGGAAGCACGAAGGGCACCTGGAGGTCTCCGGCTCCCTGGCCTGCCCCGAGGTGGTTCGCCTGTTGCTCCTGGCCGAGGATGCGGTGGAGCCCGTGCCCGTGCCCCCTGGCCTGGTGGCCCGGCCCGAGGCGGCGCGGCCCGCTCCAGGCCTGCCGGGTGACCTCTACGTGCTCCACGCCGGCGCGGTCCGGGACGCGCTCCGGGAGCGCCTGCTCGCACCGGGAGGCCCGCTGGCCTCGCGGCTCCAGTGCCTGGCCCACTGGGCATTCCAGCTGGATGCGCGCTTCCGGGGCCCGGCACCGCTTCCGGACGACGAGGCGGAAGCGGGCGCCCTGCTGAGGGCCGCGCTGGGGGCGGAGGTCCTGGCGCAAGAGCCCCAGGAGCCGCTGGCCGCGTGGGAGGAGGGCGGCACTCGCGCCCTGCGGCTGCTCTCCCAATTGAAGGACCTGAGCGGGGTGACGCGCAGCGAGCGCTTCGCCCGGTTCGTGCACGGCGCACGGACCGCGCTGGGGGTGACGGGGGACGGAGAACAGGAGGGCCCCGGCGTGTGGCGCCTCTATGCCGCGCGGCGGGCGGGGCTGGAGGCGCGCCATGGCGCCCGGCTCGCGCAGTACTTCCACCACTATCTGGCGAACTACCTGCTGCGCTATCCACACACCGAGGCGTTCGGCTTGCTCGCGTACGTGCACCGCCTGACCGTGCGGCTGGCGCTGCTGCGGCTGACCCTGGTGGCCCATCCGGACCTCTCGGCCCAGTCCTCCCAGGAGGCGCTGGACGGCGCGGCGGTGGAGTGCTTCCAGCTCCTCTCGCGCAACGTGGACCTGGCGCCGGACTTCCTGGCGCTCCCCCAAGAGAAGCCGGGCGGCGACCGGACGCGCTGCCTGGAGGAGACGCTCGCCTGGGCCCGCTTCTCGTAA
- a CDS encoding SixA phosphatase family protein, translated as MKTILIFNLDAPKTRPGLFLCALLGGLLPWLLLGCATPRGESRPVRETTVWVVRHAEKTSAEAADPPLSEQGQARAEDLARRLRGEGVEAIFVSPTVRTRATAEPLARAAGKALLSYPAKDYAGLRQRIQKEFQGRTVLVVGHSNTVLEILEALGAPRPLPALADEDYDYLFRVSLPEAGAATVKTVQYGAAHRQEAVPGKPR; from the coding sequence ATGAAAACGATTCTCATTTTCAATCTCGATGCCCCGAAAACCCGTCCGGGGCTGTTCCTGTGTGCGCTCCTCGGGGGGCTTTTGCCGTGGCTCCTGCTGGGCTGTGCCACGCCCCGGGGCGAGTCCCGGCCCGTCCGGGAGACGACCGTGTGGGTGGTGCGCCACGCGGAGAAGACCTCCGCGGAGGCCGCGGATCCGCCGCTGAGCGAGCAGGGCCAGGCGCGGGCCGAGGACCTGGCCCGGCGGTTGCGGGGCGAGGGGGTGGAGGCCATCTTCGTCAGCCCCACCGTGCGCACGCGGGCCACCGCGGAGCCGCTGGCGCGCGCCGCCGGCAAGGCGCTGCTGAGCTACCCGGCCAAGGACTACGCGGGCCTGCGCCAGCGCATCCAGAAGGAGTTCCAGGGCAGGACGGTCCTGGTGGTGGGCCACTCCAACACGGTGCTGGAGATTCTGGAGGCGCTCGGCGCCCCGCGCCCGCTGCCCGCCCTGGCGGACGAGGACTACGACTACCTCTTCCGGGTGTCGCTCCCGGAGGCGGGCGCCGCGACGGTGAAGACCGTTCAGTATGGCGCGGCCCACCGCCAGGAGGCGGTGCCCGGCAAGCCCAGGTGA